The Candidatus Thermokryptus mobilis sequence AAAGTAACGATGGTCGTGGGGGACCTGGATATACACTTCCAGCGGAGATAAAAATGCCACATAAAAAAGGTTTCGTGGGGGCAGCTCGTCAGCCAGATAATGTTAACCCAGAGAAAAGGTCAAATGGAAGTCAATTTTATATTTGCTTGAAGGACCTTCCACATCTTGATGGGAATTATACTGTTTTTGGTAGAGTTATTGAAGGGATGGATGTTGTTGAGAAGATAGCCCATGTGCCCAGGGATAACAGGGATAATCCAATTGAGAGGGTTGAGATGAGGAGGGTTTATTTGAAGAAAATCAAAGTGAAATAAAAGACGGAGCTACTATGGCGCAAACCTTTGAAGTGCAAAAAGAGGTTAAGTTTGAAGCAAAGTTGGGGCTTTTTGATGCCACGATGATAGTTATGGGTTCAATGATTGGCTCGGGGATTTTCATAGCCCCATCAATTATGGCTGGTTATATGCCGGTTCCGCAATTTTTAATTTTGCTTTGGGTTGTGGGTGGAATTTTAACAGCTTTTGGCGCTATAGCATATGGTGAGCTTACAGCGATGATGCCGAAAGCAGGTGGGCAATATGTTTTTCTGCGCGAGGCGTATAGCCCAGTTTTGGGATTTTTATACGGTTGGACTCTTTTCTTCGTGATCCAAAGTGGTTTTATCGCTGCTGTTGCGATTGCATTTGCGAAATATCTTGGGGTTTTTATCCCAGCTTTGTCTGAAGAAAAGGTTATACTGAGTTTTGAAATTTTCGGTTGGAAATATATCCTTAACAGCGCTCAATTGGTCGGAATAGCTGTCATAGGAATTTTAACTTGTATAAATTGTTTTGGTGTTGTTTTCGGGGCGATAGTTCAAAATCTTTTCACAGTTTCAAAGATAGCAGCAATCGCTTTGCTTGTGTTGGTTGCTTTTACAGTTGGAAATGGAAGTTGGTCAAATTTGTTTGAAAGTTTCTCTTTTGAAAATTTTCATCCGATCGCACCGCCGGAGGCAATCTCAATGGGATTTCTCGCTGCTTTTGCTGTTGCGATGTCAAAGGCACTTTTTGCGTACGATGCGTGGAACTCGGTTACATTTGCAGCTGAGGAAGTTAAAAATCCACACAAAAATATACCCCGCTCGCTTGTGCTTGGGACAATTGGGGTGATGATTGTTTATGTGATTGCAAATATGACATATCTTTATATCCTTCCAGCGAAGGAAATGGCGCTTGTTCAGGACAATAGAGTTGCTGCAGCTGTTGCAGAGAAAATTTTCGGACCGCTTGGCGCACAACTTATCGCCATTGCAATTATGATCTCAACATTTGGTTGCGATAACGGATTAATTCTCGCAGCACCGAGGGTTTATTATGCGATGGCAAAAGATGGGTTATTCTTTAGAGGAGCTGGAAAGCTTCATCCTAAATATAAAACACCTGTGAATTCACTTATACTTCAAGGAGTATGGTCAAGTGTCTTAACTTTGAGTGGGACATATTCGGCGTTGTTGACATATACTGCTTTTGCTTCGCTTTTATTTAATGTTATGACTGTGTTCGCTGTCTTCGTATTACGCAAAAAATATCCCGAGCGTGAAAGACCATATAAG is a genomic window containing:
- a CDS encoding peptidylprolyl isomerase, whose amino-acid sequence is MRKLILVISGLLFLCSFGVKSQTKESKEEEVVVIETKFGNIVIELFDDVAPRHAQNFRKLVKEGFYNGTTFHRVIPDFVIQGGDPLSKDSDKSNDGRGGPGYTLPAEIKMPHKKGFVGAARQPDNVNPEKRSNGSQFYICLKDLPHLDGNYTVFGRVIEGMDVVEKIAHVPRDNRDNPIERVEMRRVYLKKIKVK
- a CDS encoding APC family permease translates to MAQTFEVQKEVKFEAKLGLFDATMIVMGSMIGSGIFIAPSIMAGYMPVPQFLILLWVVGGILTAFGAIAYGELTAMMPKAGGQYVFLREAYSPVLGFLYGWTLFFVIQSGFIAAVAIAFAKYLGVFIPALSEEKVILSFEIFGWKYILNSAQLVGIAVIGILTCINCFGVVFGAIVQNLFTVSKIAAIALLVLVAFTVGNGSWSNLFESFSFENFHPIAPPEAISMGFLAAFAVAMSKALFAYDAWNSVTFAAEEVKNPHKNIPRSLVLGTIGVMIVYVIANMTYLYILPAKEMALVQDNRVAAAVAEKIFGPLGAQLIAIAIMISTFGCDNGLILAAPRVYYAMAKDGLFFRGAGKLHPKYKTPVNSLILQGVWSSVLTLSGTYSALLTYTAFASLLFNVMTVFAVFVLRKKYPERERPYKTWGYPIVPILYILVALFFIIYIIVGDPKSSGFGLLLILIGIPAYVYWSRAKINNLHE